Proteins encoded by one window of Salvia splendens isolate huo1 chromosome 5, SspV2, whole genome shotgun sequence:
- the LOC121805038 gene encoding ras-related protein Rab11B translates to MAGGYRADDDYDYLFKLVLIGDSGVGKSNLLSRFTRNEFNLESKSTIGVEFATRSIRVDDKIIKAQIWDTAGQERYRAITSAYYRGAVGALLVYDVTRHITFENVERWLKELRDHTDQNIVIMLVGNKADLRHLRAVSTEDATAYAERENTYFMETSALESLNVENAFTEVLTQIYHVVSRKALDIGDDPSALPKGQTINIGDDVSAVKKVGCCSV, encoded by the exons ATGGCCGGGGGATATAGGGCGGACGACGACTACGATTATCTCTTCAAGCTGGTGCTGATCGGCGATTCCGGCGTCGGTAAATCGAATCTACTGTCCCGATTTACGCGGAACGAGTTCAACCTCGAGTCAAAGTCTACCATAGGCGTCGAGTTCGCCACGCGGAGTATTCGCGTCGACGATAAGATTATCAAGGCTCAGATTTGGGATACCGCTGGCCAGGAACG ATACCGTGCAATCACGAGTGCCTACTACCGGGGGGCTGTTGGGGCGTTGCTTGTGTATGATGTCACTCGGCACATCACGTTTGAGAATGTTGAGAGATGGTTGAAAGAGCTCCGTGATCACACGGACCAGAACATCGTGATCATGCTGGTGGGAAACAAGGCAGATCTGCGCCACCTACGCGCTGTTTCCACTGAGGATGCCACTGCCTATGCCGAGAGGGAAAATACCTATTTCATGGAGACGTCGGCCCTCGAGTCTTTGAACGTTGAGAACGCTTTCACGGAAGTGCTAACCCAAATATACCATGTAGTTAGTCGCAAAGCACTTGATATCGGAGATGACCCTTCCGCTTTGCCCAAGGGACAAACCATAAACATTGGGGACGACGTCTCTGCCGTGAAAAAGGTAGGTTGTTGCTCGGTATGA
- the LOC121802539 gene encoding protein DETOXIFICATION 18-like: MDCGRGAEKHPLIEDSNKDGFLAEAKKQISLALPIIFTNVVYFLIPLISVMFAGHFGHLELAASNLANSWAAASGFDLMVGLSGALETFCGQGFGGKMYGMLGVYLQASCLVSAIFSAAVSFLWWYSEAILISLGQDAGIARSAGLYLRWLIPGLFAQGFLQHMLRFVQAQSVVAPLVLCAGVPLVLHFGVAYALVHWTALGFRGAAAAASVSLWVSVVMLGFYVVKADKFRLTWPGFRLEALRHVFSYLKLALPSAAMLCLEYWAFEILVLLAGLMPDSQLTTSLIAMCVNAETICYMFCYGLGAAISTRVANELGGGNPEGARRATSVALKLTLVLAVCVVSALGFGHNVWAAAFTNSPLVFNAFASMVPLLVASVLCDFFQGIFSGVARGCGWQHLVVFINIGSFYLIGMPLAIILAFYFKLYAKGLWLGLACGLAAQTMGLLVLSKVNKWTRIEFCQSPSSNIVQP; this comes from the exons ATGGATTGTGGACGCGGCGCAGAGAAGCATCCCTTGATTGAAGACAGTAATAAGGATGGCTTCCTCGCTGAGGCCAAGAAGCAGATATCTCTGGCCCTCCCTATCATCTTCACCAATGTCGTCTACTTTCTCATCCCTCTTATCTCCGTCATGTTTGCCGGCCACTTCGGCCACCTCGAGCTCGCCGCCTCCAATCTCGCCAATTCCTGGGCCGCCGCCTCCGGCTTCGACCTCatg GTTGGATTGAGCGGCGCGCTGGAGACATTCTGCGGCCAGGGATTTGGCGGGAAAATGTACGGGATGCTCGGAGTGTATCTCCAGGCGTCCTGCCTCGTCTCCGCGATTTTCTCGGCGGCCGTGTCGTTTCTGTGGTGGTATTCGGAGGCGATTTTGATCTCGTTGGGGCAGGATGCTGGCATTGCGAGATCGGCGGGTTTGTATCTGAGGTGGCTCATCCCGGGGCTGTTTGCCCAGGGATTTCTGCAGCATATGTTGAGATTTGTGCAGGCGCAGTCGGTGGTTGCGCCGCTGGTGCTGTGCGCTGGCGTGCCGCTGGTGCTGCACTTCGGCGTGGCCTATGCGCTGGTCCACTGGACGGCGCTGGGGTTCAGAGGGGCGGCTGCTGCGGCGTCGGTTTCGCTGTGGGTTTCTGTGGTGATGCTTGGTTTCTATGTGGTTAAGGCGGATAAGTTCCGGCTGACGTGGCCGGGGTTTCGCTTGGAGGCCTTGAGGCATGTGTTTTCCTATTTGAAGCTCGCTCTACCTTCTGCTGCTATGCTCTG TTTGGAGTATTGGGCTTTCGAGATTCTTGTGTTGTTGGCTGGATTAATGCCGGATTCGCAGCTCACTACTTCGCTCATTGCAATGTG TGTGAATGCAGAGACAATCTGCTACATGTTCTGCTACGGTCTTGGTGCTGCAATCAG CACAAGGGTGGCTAATGAGTTGGGAGGTGGGAATCCTGAGGGAGCAAGGAGAGCCACGAGCGTCGCCCTTAAGCTGACGCTAGTGCTGGCCGTGTGTGTTGTGTCGGCGCTTGGTTTCGGTCATAATGTGTGGGCTGCCGCTTTCACCAACAGCCCTCTCGTCTTCAACGCCTTCGCCTCCATGGTTCCACTCCTCGTCGCTTCTGTCTTGTGTGATTTTTTTCAAGGAATTTTCTCAG GGGTGGCAAGGGGATGTGGATGGCAGCACTTGGTTGTATTCATCAATATTGGAAGCTTCTACTTGATTGGCATGCCTCTTGCTATTATCCTTGCTTTTTACTTTAAACTATATGCCAAG GGATTATGGCTTGGGTTAGCATGTGGTTTGGCAGCCCAAACAATGGGTCTTTTGGTCCTTTCCAAAGTCAATAAATGGACAAGGATAGAGTTTTGTCAAAGTCCATCCTCCAACATTGTTCAACCCTAG